From Acipenser ruthenus chromosome 23, fAciRut3.2 maternal haplotype, whole genome shotgun sequence, the proteins below share one genomic window:
- the LOC131699707 gene encoding mucin-21-like isoform X1, whose product MEGSEALYLLVWKKMTDQNMHFFKAFFLVCIALSATTTGQSTVDTPTTGATAAATTTAGATTATTTAVGATAATTTAVGATAATTTAAGATAAATTTAGATAAATTAVGATAATTTAAGATAAATTAAGATAATTTAAGATAAATTAAGATDATNNSTAGTAVTSATNPAGLMYCKTFACTGNNCYTNYTNQNATMCATNYSYCMLNRTDSSYNAGCSQTCAGTANMCSNASSTQCIMECCATSLCLRLNGTIQGIPSTAGTTSPPPNMTTTTVAVANNGKSCQSFTCNGDTCYKGKTDAKFCQTGMNYCELKKKVSGVTTTWTAGCSSTCQATASGCTSTATDCLQECCDASATVCLKLDGTVNIKGAADTLSTVPLMNLLTVAFLVFISSSLQLH is encoded by the exons ATGGAAGGATCTGAAGCATTATACCT ATTGGTCTGGAAAAAGATGACGGAtcaaaatatgcatttttttaaag cCTTTTTCCTGGTTTGCATCGCTCTGTCTGCTACAACTACTGGTCAATCAACTGTAGACACACCCACTACTGGTGCAACAGCTGCAGCCACAACCACTGCGGGGGCAACAACTGCAACCACAACCGCTGTGGGGGCAACAGCTGCAACCACAACCGCTGTGGGGGCAACAGCTGCAACCACAACCGCTGCAGGGGCAACAGCTGCAGCCACAACCACTGCTGGGGCAACAGCTGCAGCCACAACCGCTGTGGGGGCAACTGCTGCAACCACAACCGCTGCAGGGGCAACAGCTGCAGCCACAACCGCTGCTGGGGCAACAGCTGCAACCACAACCGCTGCGGGGGCAACAGCTGCAGCCACAACCGCTGCGGGGGCAACAGATGCAACTAATAACTCAA CAGCTGGGACAGCAGTGACCTCAGCTACCAATCCAGCAGGTCTG atgtacTGCAAGACCTTTGCCTGTACAGGGAATAACTGTTACACgaattacacaaatcaaaatgcAACCATGTGCGCTACAAATTACTCCTACTGCATG CTCAACCGCACAGACAGCAGCTACAATGCTGGCTGCAGTCAGACCTGTGCTGGAACAGCCAACATGTGTAGCAATGCCTCTTCGACCCAGTGTATAATGGAATGCTGTGCCACCTCCCTCTGTCTTAGACTGAATGGAACAATTCAGGGGATCCCCTCCACTGCAG GGACTACATCTCCACCACCTAACATGACAACTACAACTGTTGCTGTCGCAAACAAT GGAAAGAGCTGTCAGTCCTTCACATGTAACGGAGACACGTGCTACAAAGGAAAAACCGATGCGAAATTCTGTCAGACTGGGATGAACTACTGTGAG CTGAAAAAGAAGGTCTCTGGCGTCACCACAACCTGgactgcaggctgcagcagcacCTGTCAAGCCACAGCCAGCGGCTGCACCTCCACCGCCACGGATTGCCTCCAAGAGTGCTGCGATGCCTCTGCTACAGTCTGTCTCAAACTCGATGGCACTGTGAACATCAAAGGTGCCGCGGATACGCTCAGCACGGTACCACTGATGAACCTGCTAACCGTTGCTTTTCTCGTTTTCATTTCCAGCAGTCTCCAGCTCCACTAA
- the LOC131699707 gene encoding mucin-21-like isoform X3 → MTDQNMHFFKAFFLVCIALSATTTGQSTVDTPTTGATAAATTTAGATTATTTAVGATAATTTAVGATAATTTAAGATAAATTTAGATAAATTAVGATAATTTAAGATAAATTAAGATAATTTAAGATAAATTAAGATDATNNSTAGTAVTSATNPAGLMYCKTFACTGNNCYTNYTNQNATMCATNYSYCMLNRTDSSYNAGCSQTCAGTANMCSNASSTQCIMECCATSLCLRLNGTIQGIPSTAGTTSPPPNMTTTTVAVANNGKSCQSFTCNGDTCYKGKTDAKFCQTGMNYCELKKKVSGVTTTWTAGCSSTCQATASGCTSTATDCLQECCDASATVCLKLDGTVNIKGAADTLSTVPLMNLLTVAFLVFISSSLQLH, encoded by the exons ATGACGGAtcaaaatatgcatttttttaaag cCTTTTTCCTGGTTTGCATCGCTCTGTCTGCTACAACTACTGGTCAATCAACTGTAGACACACCCACTACTGGTGCAACAGCTGCAGCCACAACCACTGCGGGGGCAACAACTGCAACCACAACCGCTGTGGGGGCAACAGCTGCAACCACAACCGCTGTGGGGGCAACAGCTGCAACCACAACCGCTGCAGGGGCAACAGCTGCAGCCACAACCACTGCTGGGGCAACAGCTGCAGCCACAACCGCTGTGGGGGCAACTGCTGCAACCACAACCGCTGCAGGGGCAACAGCTGCAGCCACAACCGCTGCTGGGGCAACAGCTGCAACCACAACCGCTGCGGGGGCAACAGCTGCAGCCACAACCGCTGCGGGGGCAACAGATGCAACTAATAACTCAA CAGCTGGGACAGCAGTGACCTCAGCTACCAATCCAGCAGGTCTG atgtacTGCAAGACCTTTGCCTGTACAGGGAATAACTGTTACACgaattacacaaatcaaaatgcAACCATGTGCGCTACAAATTACTCCTACTGCATG CTCAACCGCACAGACAGCAGCTACAATGCTGGCTGCAGTCAGACCTGTGCTGGAACAGCCAACATGTGTAGCAATGCCTCTTCGACCCAGTGTATAATGGAATGCTGTGCCACCTCCCTCTGTCTTAGACTGAATGGAACAATTCAGGGGATCCCCTCCACTGCAG GGACTACATCTCCACCACCTAACATGACAACTACAACTGTTGCTGTCGCAAACAAT GGAAAGAGCTGTCAGTCCTTCACATGTAACGGAGACACGTGCTACAAAGGAAAAACCGATGCGAAATTCTGTCAGACTGGGATGAACTACTGTGAG CTGAAAAAGAAGGTCTCTGGCGTCACCACAACCTGgactgcaggctgcagcagcacCTGTCAAGCCACAGCCAGCGGCTGCACCTCCACCGCCACGGATTGCCTCCAAGAGTGCTGCGATGCCTCTGCTACAGTCTGTCTCAAACTCGATGGCACTGTGAACATCAAAGGTGCCGCGGATACGCTCAGCACGGTACCACTGATGAACCTGCTAACCGTTGCTTTTCTCGTTTTCATTTCCAGCAGTCTCCAGCTCCACTAA
- the LOC131699707 gene encoding mucin-21-like isoform X2 yields MEGSEALYLLVWKKMTDQNMHFFKAFFLVCIALSATTTGQSTVDTPTTGATAAATTTAGATTATTTAVGATAATTTAVGATAATTTAAGATAAATTTAGATAAATTAVGATAATTTAAGATAAATTAAGATAATTTAAGATAAATTAAGATDATNNSTGTAVTSATNPAGLMYCKTFACTGNNCYTNYTNQNATMCATNYSYCMLNRTDSSYNAGCSQTCAGTANMCSNASSTQCIMECCATSLCLRLNGTIQGIPSTAGTTSPPPNMTTTTVAVANNGKSCQSFTCNGDTCYKGKTDAKFCQTGMNYCELKKKVSGVTTTWTAGCSSTCQATASGCTSTATDCLQECCDASATVCLKLDGTVNIKGAADTLSTVPLMNLLTVAFLVFISSSLQLH; encoded by the exons ATGGAAGGATCTGAAGCATTATACCT ATTGGTCTGGAAAAAGATGACGGAtcaaaatatgcatttttttaaag cCTTTTTCCTGGTTTGCATCGCTCTGTCTGCTACAACTACTGGTCAATCAACTGTAGACACACCCACTACTGGTGCAACAGCTGCAGCCACAACCACTGCGGGGGCAACAACTGCAACCACAACCGCTGTGGGGGCAACAGCTGCAACCACAACCGCTGTGGGGGCAACAGCTGCAACCACAACCGCTGCAGGGGCAACAGCTGCAGCCACAACCACTGCTGGGGCAACAGCTGCAGCCACAACCGCTGTGGGGGCAACTGCTGCAACCACAACCGCTGCAGGGGCAACAGCTGCAGCCACAACCGCTGCTGGGGCAACAGCTGCAACCACAACCGCTGCGGGGGCAACAGCTGCAGCCACAACCGCTGCGGGGGCAACAGATGCAACTAATAACTCAA CTGGGACAGCAGTGACCTCAGCTACCAATCCAGCAGGTCTG atgtacTGCAAGACCTTTGCCTGTACAGGGAATAACTGTTACACgaattacacaaatcaaaatgcAACCATGTGCGCTACAAATTACTCCTACTGCATG CTCAACCGCACAGACAGCAGCTACAATGCTGGCTGCAGTCAGACCTGTGCTGGAACAGCCAACATGTGTAGCAATGCCTCTTCGACCCAGTGTATAATGGAATGCTGTGCCACCTCCCTCTGTCTTAGACTGAATGGAACAATTCAGGGGATCCCCTCCACTGCAG GGACTACATCTCCACCACCTAACATGACAACTACAACTGTTGCTGTCGCAAACAAT GGAAAGAGCTGTCAGTCCTTCACATGTAACGGAGACACGTGCTACAAAGGAAAAACCGATGCGAAATTCTGTCAGACTGGGATGAACTACTGTGAG CTGAAAAAGAAGGTCTCTGGCGTCACCACAACCTGgactgcaggctgcagcagcacCTGTCAAGCCACAGCCAGCGGCTGCACCTCCACCGCCACGGATTGCCTCCAAGAGTGCTGCGATGCCTCTGCTACAGTCTGTCTCAAACTCGATGGCACTGTGAACATCAAAGGTGCCGCGGATACGCTCAGCACGGTACCACTGATGAACCTGCTAACCGTTGCTTTTCTCGTTTTCATTTCCAGCAGTCTCCAGCTCCACTAA
- the LOC117413656 gene encoding centrosome-associated protein 350 isoform X2 has translation MVFFLLFWSIIERTFRGIIGLWRFVWKCASWYINTVKDILQYLYKLNPVPALTALALSKSEDPSSAIETVTDSQPLLGKSAFKEIECLKEEEPNSHDCSNLARKRLFKAESEIQLLKSQITKEKVLWEGRFQELRRKQRELKEQLRSEVQMRTDNLSKEEMNDIGFDRFAVNTADKDEVDMATDEGGMTVPCKNVDLELMSLKSELCRNRNISIGSQSQRDLPESQHSLSLPLKSASSRPSSSLSMTSSLGSPRRSSKPNRVFVPHSHLDLRIGHRVRVLLPSGRINTGIVRFLGYLNGMQDFCLGVELETPEYGQHDGVYEGQCYFHCKPGHGVFVSFNKLLMAWE, from the exons ATGGTCTTCTTTTTACTGTTCTGGTCAATAATAGAAAGGACGTTCAGGGGGATAATCGGCCTCTGGAGATTTGTTTGG AAATGTGCATCTTGGTATATCAACACTGTGAAGgacattttacaatatttatataaG CTGAACCCAGTACCTGCATTAACAGCTCTTGCTTTAAGTAAATCAGAAGACCCAAGCAGTGCAATAGAGACAGTTACTGATTCACAGCCCCTGCTTGGAAAGTCAGCTTTTAAAG AGATAGAGTGTCTGAAGGAAGAGGAACCAAACTCGCACGACTGCAGTAATCTAGCCCGCAAGAGACTATTCAAAGCAGAGAGTGAAATTCAGCTTCTGAAATCTCAAATCACCAAAGAAAAGGTGTTATGGGAAGGCAGGTTTCAGGAGCTGCGGAGAAAACAGCGAGAGCTGAAGGAACAG CTCAGATCAGAAGTGCAGATGAGAACGGACAATCTTTCTAAGGAGGAAATGAATGACATTGGCTTTGACAGGTTTGCTGTGAATACTGCAGATAAAGATGAAGTGGATATGGCAACAGACGAAG GTGGGATGACAGTTCCATGTAAAAATGTAGACCTGGAATTGATGTCATTGAAAAGTGAGCTTTGCAGGAATCGGAACATTTCCATTGGCTCCCAGTCACAGAGAGACCTGCCTGAGAGCCAGCACTCGTTATCCCTGCCTCTGAAAAGTGCCAGCTCCAGACCCTCTTCCTCTTTGTCAATGACATCCAG TTTAGGGTCGCCCAGAAGAAGCAGCAAACCTAACAGGGTGTTTGTTCCGCACTCCCACTTGGACCTGCGGATCGGGCACAGAGTGAGGGTCCTGCTGCCTTCGGGCAGGATCAACACCGGGATAGTGCGCTTCCTGGGATACCTCAATGGCATGCAGGACTTCTGCCTGGGGGTAGAGCTGGAGACTCCAGAGTATGGACAACACGATGGAGTGTATGAGGGGCAATGCTACTTTCACTG CAAGCCTGGCCATGGAGTctttgtcagcttcaacaaactTTTAATGGCTTGGGAGTAA
- the LOC117413656 gene encoding centrosome-associated protein 350 isoform X3: MVFFLLFWSIIERTFRGIIGLWRFVWLNPVPALTALALSKSEDPSSAIETVTDSQPLLGKSAFKEIECLKEEEPNSHDCSNLARKRLFKAESEIQLLKSQITKEKVLWEGRFQELRRKQRELKEQLRSEVQMRTDNLSKEEMNDIGFDRFAVNTADKDEVDMATDEGSSSSGMTVPCKNVDLELMSLKSELCRNRNISIGSQSQRDLPESQHSLSLPLKSASSRPSSSLSMTSSLGSPRRSSKPNRVFVPHSHLDLRIGHRVRVLLPSGRINTGIVRFLGYLNGMQDFCLGVELETPEYGQHDGVYEGQCYFHCKPGHGVFVSFNKLLMAWE, from the exons ATGGTCTTCTTTTTACTGTTCTGGTCAATAATAGAAAGGACGTTCAGGGGGATAATCGGCCTCTGGAGATTTGTTTGG CTGAACCCAGTACCTGCATTAACAGCTCTTGCTTTAAGTAAATCAGAAGACCCAAGCAGTGCAATAGAGACAGTTACTGATTCACAGCCCCTGCTTGGAAAGTCAGCTTTTAAAG AGATAGAGTGTCTGAAGGAAGAGGAACCAAACTCGCACGACTGCAGTAATCTAGCCCGCAAGAGACTATTCAAAGCAGAGAGTGAAATTCAGCTTCTGAAATCTCAAATCACCAAAGAAAAGGTGTTATGGGAAGGCAGGTTTCAGGAGCTGCGGAGAAAACAGCGAGAGCTGAAGGAACAG CTCAGATCAGAAGTGCAGATGAGAACGGACAATCTTTCTAAGGAGGAAATGAATGACATTGGCTTTGACAGGTTTGCTGTGAATACTGCAGATAAAGATGAAGTGGATATGGCAACAGACGAAGGTAGTTCTTCAA GTGGGATGACAGTTCCATGTAAAAATGTAGACCTGGAATTGATGTCATTGAAAAGTGAGCTTTGCAGGAATCGGAACATTTCCATTGGCTCCCAGTCACAGAGAGACCTGCCTGAGAGCCAGCACTCGTTATCCCTGCCTCTGAAAAGTGCCAGCTCCAGACCCTCTTCCTCTTTGTCAATGACATCCAG TTTAGGGTCGCCCAGAAGAAGCAGCAAACCTAACAGGGTGTTTGTTCCGCACTCCCACTTGGACCTGCGGATCGGGCACAGAGTGAGGGTCCTGCTGCCTTCGGGCAGGATCAACACCGGGATAGTGCGCTTCCTGGGATACCTCAATGGCATGCAGGACTTCTGCCTGGGGGTAGAGCTGGAGACTCCAGAGTATGGACAACACGATGGAGTGTATGAGGGGCAATGCTACTTTCACTG CAAGCCTGGCCATGGAGTctttgtcagcttcaacaaactTTTAATGGCTTGGGAGTAA
- the LOC117412998 gene encoding splicing factor 3A subunit 3: METILEQQRRYHEEKERLMDSKTKEMLHKKTTLRDQINSDHRTRAMLDRYMEVSANLRDSYEDKDGMRKEELNAISGPNEFAEFYNRLKQIKEFHRKHPNEICVPMSVEFEELIKARDNPSEEAQNLVEFTDEEGYGRYLDLHDCYLKFTNLKGSEKLEYITYLSTFDQLFDISKERKNAEYKKYLEMLLEYLMDYTDRVKPLQDQNELYGKILIEFEKKWENGTFPGWPKETSSALTHAGAHLDLSAFSSWEELASLGLDRLKSALMALGLKCGGTLEERAQRLFSTKGQSLESLDPSLFAKNPKSKGPKKDTERNKEMAFLEAQIYEYVEILGEQRQLTHENVQRKQARTGEEREEEDEEQLSESESEDEDNEIIYNPKNLPLGWDGKPIPYWLYKLHGLNINYNCEICGNYTYRGPKAFQRHFAEWRHAHGMRCLGIPNTAHFANVTQIEDAVSLWAKLKSQKASERWQPDTEEEYEDSSGNVVNKKTYEDLKRQGLL, encoded by the exons ATGGAGACGATTTTGGAGCAGCAGCGGCGCTATCATGAGGAGAAGGAAAGGCTTATGGATtccaaaacaaaagaaatgctGCACAAGAAAACGACG ctacGAGACCAGATCAATTCCGATCATCGCACAAGAGCAATGCTGGAT AGGTACATGGAAGTGAGTGCAAATTTACGGGATTCTTATGAAGATAAAGATGG AATGAGAAAGGAAGAGCTGAATGCCATTTCAGGACCAAATGAGTTTGCAGAGTTCTATAACAGATTGAAACAGATCAAAGAGTTTCATAGGAAACACCCTAATGAG aTCTGTGTGCCAATGTCTGTTGAGTTTGAGGAGTTAATTAAAGCTAGAGACAACCCCAGTGAGGAAGCACAAA ACTTGGTTGAGTTCACGGATGAGGAAGGATATGGTCGATACTTGGATCTGCATGATTGTTACCTGAAGTTCACCAATCTAAAGGGGTCGGAG aAACTTGAATACATTACCTATTTATCTACGTTTGATCAGCTGTTCGATATTTCTAAAGAGAGGAAGAATGCTGAATACAAAAA GTATCTTGAAATGCTTTTGGAATACCTCATGGACTACACAGACAGAGTAAAACCTTTACAAGACCAAAATGAACTCTATGGAAAAATTCTCATTGAGTTTGAAAAGAAGTGGGAAAATGGCACCTTTCCTGGCTGGCCA AAAGAGACCAGCAGTGCATTGACACATGCTGGAGCACATTTGGATCTCTCTGCATTTTCATCTTGGGAG GAATTGGCTTCCTTGGGGTTGGACAGATTGAAATCTGCTCTGATGGCTTTGGGTCTGAAATGTGGAGG GACGCTTGAAGAGCGGGCACAGAGACTCTTCAGCACCAAAGGGCAGTCCTTGGAGTCGCTAGACCCGTCACTCTTTGCAAAGAATCCCAAATCCAAAGGACCCAAAAA GGACACCGAGCGTAACAAAGAAATGGCTTTCCTAGAAGCTCAGATCTATGAATATGTGGAAATTCTTGGG GAACAAAGACAGCTGACCCATGAGAATGTGCAGCGGAAGCAGGCTCGTACTGGTGAGGAGCGagaggaagaggatgaagagcagctgagtgagagtgagagcgagGACGAGGACAACGAGATCATTTACAACCCCAAGAACCTGCCGCTGGGCTGGGACGGCAAG CCTATCCCTTACTGGCTGTACAAGCTTCATGGTTTGAATATCAACTACAACTGTGAGATCTGTGGTAACTACACCTACAGAGGACCTAAAGCATTTCAGCGTCATTTTGCG GAATGGCGTCATGCTCACGGCATGAGATGTCTTGGTATTCCCAACACTGCGCACTTTGCCAACGTAACTCAGATTGAGGATGCAGTTTCAT TATGGGCAAAGTTGAAGTCGCAGAAAGCATCTGAACGATGGCAGCCAGACACAGAG gAGGAATACGAGGACTCCAGCGGAAATGTAGTCAACAAAAAGACATACGAGGACTTGAAACGACAGGGGCTGCTTTGA
- the LOC117413656 gene encoding centrosome-associated protein 350 isoform X1: protein MVFFLLFWSIIERTFRGIIGLWRFVWKCASWYINTVKDILQYLYKLNPVPALTALALSKSEDPSSAIETVTDSQPLLGKSAFKEIECLKEEEPNSHDCSNLARKRLFKAESEIQLLKSQITKEKVLWEGRFQELRRKQRELKEQLRSEVQMRTDNLSKEEMNDIGFDRFAVNTADKDEVDMATDEGSSSSGMTVPCKNVDLELMSLKSELCRNRNISIGSQSQRDLPESQHSLSLPLKSASSRPSSSLSMTSSLGSPRRSSKPNRVFVPHSHLDLRIGHRVRVLLPSGRINTGIVRFLGYLNGMQDFCLGVELETPEYGQHDGVYEGQCYFHCKPGHGVFVSFNKLLMAWE, encoded by the exons ATGGTCTTCTTTTTACTGTTCTGGTCAATAATAGAAAGGACGTTCAGGGGGATAATCGGCCTCTGGAGATTTGTTTGG AAATGTGCATCTTGGTATATCAACACTGTGAAGgacattttacaatatttatataaG CTGAACCCAGTACCTGCATTAACAGCTCTTGCTTTAAGTAAATCAGAAGACCCAAGCAGTGCAATAGAGACAGTTACTGATTCACAGCCCCTGCTTGGAAAGTCAGCTTTTAAAG AGATAGAGTGTCTGAAGGAAGAGGAACCAAACTCGCACGACTGCAGTAATCTAGCCCGCAAGAGACTATTCAAAGCAGAGAGTGAAATTCAGCTTCTGAAATCTCAAATCACCAAAGAAAAGGTGTTATGGGAAGGCAGGTTTCAGGAGCTGCGGAGAAAACAGCGAGAGCTGAAGGAACAG CTCAGATCAGAAGTGCAGATGAGAACGGACAATCTTTCTAAGGAGGAAATGAATGACATTGGCTTTGACAGGTTTGCTGTGAATACTGCAGATAAAGATGAAGTGGATATGGCAACAGACGAAGGTAGTTCTTCAA GTGGGATGACAGTTCCATGTAAAAATGTAGACCTGGAATTGATGTCATTGAAAAGTGAGCTTTGCAGGAATCGGAACATTTCCATTGGCTCCCAGTCACAGAGAGACCTGCCTGAGAGCCAGCACTCGTTATCCCTGCCTCTGAAAAGTGCCAGCTCCAGACCCTCTTCCTCTTTGTCAATGACATCCAG TTTAGGGTCGCCCAGAAGAAGCAGCAAACCTAACAGGGTGTTTGTTCCGCACTCCCACTTGGACCTGCGGATCGGGCACAGAGTGAGGGTCCTGCTGCCTTCGGGCAGGATCAACACCGGGATAGTGCGCTTCCTGGGATACCTCAATGGCATGCAGGACTTCTGCCTGGGGGTAGAGCTGGAGACTCCAGAGTATGGACAACACGATGGAGTGTATGAGGGGCAATGCTACTTTCACTG CAAGCCTGGCCATGGAGTctttgtcagcttcaacaaactTTTAATGGCTTGGGAGTAA